One Rosa chinensis cultivar Old Blush chromosome 5, RchiOBHm-V2, whole genome shotgun sequence genomic region harbors:
- the LOC121049113 gene encoding D-lactate dehydrogenase [cytochrome], mitochondrial-like, protein MRPPPLFLLRHSQQFLSLKSQPRRFAALTSSSARYLARSPAFIAQPPPLLDSLISLAISKDSSANVLLIHSKCSKVFCAGADLKVVLASQWLPQELIIELKSVRKDNMMMDYEERYNHGKPQNIFYKAVNIPDLVVFPRILPICIGGG, encoded by the exons ATGCGGCCGCCGCCACTGTTCCTGCTCCGCCATTCACAGCAATTTTTGTCCCTGAAAAGCCAACCAAGACGCTTCGCGGCCCTAACAAGCTCGAGTGCAAGGTATCTGGCGAGGTCTCCGGCGTTCATCGCCCAACCGCCTCCGTTGCTGGACTCTTTGATTTCACTG GCTATCAGTAAGGATTCATCTGCTAATGTGTTGTTGATCCACAGTAAATGTTCCAAGGTGTTTTGTGCAGGAGCTGATTTGAAG GTAGTGCTCGCTAGTCAATGGCTCCCACAGGAACTTATTATTGAATTGAAGAGTGTTCGTAAG GATAACATGATGATGGATTATGAGGAAAGGTATAACCATGGCAAACCACAAAACATCTTTTACAAAGCAGTTAACATTCCTGACCTGGTTGTTTTCCCGCG AATTCTTCCCATATGCATTGGCGGTGGTTGA